The Solanum pennellii chromosome 11, SPENNV200 genome contains a region encoding:
- the LOC107003167 gene encoding ubiquitin-conjugating enzyme E2 20, which translates to MATMNSGNNSNTPATAAPVIPSPKQTQTTVKTVDTQSVLKRLQSELMALMMSGDSGISAFPEEDNIFCWKGTITGSKDTVFEGTEYKLSLSFPADYPFKPPKVKFETGCFHPNVDVYGNICLDILQDKWSSAYDVRTILISIQSLLGEPNISSPLNTQAAALWCNQEEYRKMVEKLYKPSV; encoded by the exons ATGGCGACAATGAACAGTGGAAACAACAGCAATACTCCTGCAACTGCGGCTCCTGTTATACCTTCACCAAAGCAGACACAGACTACTGTAAAGACGGTTGATACTCAGTCTGTTCTTAAAAG GTTGCAATCTGAGTTGATGGCTCTAATG aTGAGTGGTGACTCAGGAATATCTGCATTTCCTGAAGAAGACAACATATTCTGCTGGAAAGGGACAATAACTGGCAGCAAAGATACAGTTTTTGAAGGAACAGAATACAAGCTCTCTCTTTCATTTCCTGCTGATTACCCTTTTAAACCACCAAAGGTCAAGTTCGAGACCGGTTGCTTCCATCCCAATGTGGATGTGTATGGCAACATATGCTTAGATATTCTTCAG GATAAGTGGTCATCTGCTTATGATGTGAGGACTATACTCATTTCAATTCAGAGTTTGCTTGGAG AGCCAAACATAAGCTCACCTCTGAACACTCAAGCTGCTGCTCTTTGGTGCAATCAAGAAG AATACAGGAAGATGGTTGAGAAGCTATACAAGCCTAGTGTGTAG
- the LOC107002891 gene encoding ubiquitin carboxyl-terminal hydrolase 24-like, producing MNDQKVLIFGSFTEDEIRTLQIQPTTDVGITFGSLDSATLKSVGIFDTKLTEFDHSKKLQPSELAHRENVTEGHSNTRKTIKSVGNTVKEHGSSSFTNPAYNRSVLHPTVNAGSAYDSSEKSSLLQCPADNVSELSSSVQDVHLTNQLKNYNLVNGRHTSLNASSNGCAVVFRSLLPRGLVNLGNLCFLNATLQALLSCSPFVHLLQELKTRDITEAGYPTLHAFVQFISDFGIYIDSSMKKKETIVSEIGLPFRPLMFESVLKNFTPDVANSLTGRPRQEDVQEFLSFLMHQMHDELLKLEGQVPDGIGRNSSLVSSTDDEEEDDDWETVGPRNRTAVTRTQSFVPSSLSKIFGGQLKSVVKAKGNKASATVQPFLLLHLNIYPEPICSIEDALRMFSAPEALEGYRTSAAGKAEVVSASKSVKILELSDIMVLHLMRFSYGSEGSTKLHKPVHFPLELVFGRELLDSPTEGRKYELVATITHHGRDPSKGHYTADARHPSGKWLRYDDVSVTAIPTSKVLHDQAYVLFYKQL from the exons ATGAATGATCAAAAG GTGTTGATCTTTGGGTCATTTACAGAAGATGAGATTAGAACTTTGCAAATCCAGCCAACAACTGATGTAGGGATCACATTTGGTTCTTTGGATTCTGCAACTTTAAAATCTGTGGGCATTTTTGACACAAAATTGACAGAGTTTGATCATTCTAAGAAACTTCAGCCATCAGAGCTTGCTCATAGAGAGAATGTCACTGAGGGTCATAGCAatacaaggaaaaccataaagTCGGTTGGCAATACTGTAAAAGAACATGGTAGTTCTAGTTTTACAAATCCTGCTTACAATAGGAGCGTGTTACATCCAACAGTGAATGCCGGAAGTGCTTATGATTCATCCGAAAAGTCGAGCTTGTTGCAGTGTCCAGCTGATAATGTTTCTGAATTGTCTAGCAGTGTGCAAGATGTTCATTTAACTAATCAACTTAAAAACTATAACTTGGTGAATGGTAGACACACGTCTTTAAATGCATCATCAAATGGGTGTGCTGTGGTTTTCAGGAGTTTGTTACCTCGAGGGTTGGTCAACTTGGGGAACTTATGCTTTCTTAATGCGACTCTTCAGGCTCTTCTCTCTTGCTCTCCTTTTGTTCATCTCCTGCAAGAACTAAAAACACGTGATATAACAGAG GCTGGGTATCCAACTTTACATGCCTTTGTTCAGTTCATCTCTGACTTCGGCATATACATTGATTCAAGCATGAAGAAAAAGGAAACAATTGTTTCAGAAATTGGGCTGCCATTTCGACCTCTAATGTTTGAATCTGTCCTAAAGAACTTTACTCCGGATGTCGCAAATAGCTTGACAGGCAGACCTAG GCAGGAAGATGTTCAGGAGTTCCTCAGTTTTCTGATGCATCAGATGCATGATGAATTGCTAAAATTAGAGGGTCAAGTACCAGATGGTATTGGGAGAAACTCCTCTCTGGTTTCATCAACAGATGATGAGGAAGAGGATGATGATTGGGAGACTGTTGGCCCAAGGAATAGGACTGCAGTTACTAGAACACAGAGCTTTGTTCCATCAAGTTTAAGTAAAATTTTTGGAGGTCAATTGAAGAGTGTAGTGAAGGCTAAAG GTAACAAAGCCTCAGCAACAGTACAACCATTTCTTCTGCTCCACCTTAACATTTATCCAGAGCCTATTTGCTCCATAGAAGATGCACTTCGGATGTTTTCTGCACCAGAGGCGCTTGAAGGATATCGAACGTCTGCAGCTGGAAAG GCTGAGGTAGTCAGTGCCAGCAAGTCTGTTAAGATTCTGGAGCTTTCTGATATAATGGTGTTGCATTTGATGCGCTTTAGCTATGGAAGTGAAGGGAGTACCAAGTTGCACAAACCCGTGCACTTTCCTTTGGAGCTTGTGTTTGGTCGTGAATTGCTTGACTCTCCTACTGAG GGTAGGAAGTATGAACTAGTTGCAACGATCACTCATCATGGGAGGGACCCTTCAAAGGGTCATTATACTGCTGATGCCCGCCATCCAAGTGGCAAGTGGCTGCGTTACGATGATGTGTCTGTCACAGCCATCCCCACAAGCAAGGTGCTGCATGATCAAGCTTACGTTCTCTTCTACAAACAGTTGTAA